The Helianthus annuus cultivar XRQ/B chromosome 16, HanXRQr2.0-SUNRISE, whole genome shotgun sequence genome includes a window with the following:
- the LOC110916152 gene encoding uncharacterized protein LOC110916152 yields MLEAMTNSFSSAKDNNPIVGDVTYYGVLNDIIELEYAVDRKVVLFHCDWISNGSRKKQDENGFTLLNFEGLNPHNDPFILACQAQQVFYVADRVDKGWKVVIKTTPRDSYDMNEQTCLENVETHLQSDTSTGPQLDENMNIELVRRGLNGTVVDKNTLVFDGDEDLFEAAS; encoded by the coding sequence ATGCTTGAGGCCATGACTAATAGCTTCTCAAGTGCTAAAGATAACAATCCTATCGTGGGAGATGTAACATACTATGGGGTTTTGAATGATATCATTGAGTTGGAATATGCTGTTGACAGGAAAGTAGTTTTGTTCCATTGTGATTGGATCTCGAATGGTTCAAGGAAAAAGCAAGATGAGAATGGGTTTACTCTACTCAATTTTGAAGGTTTGAACCCTCATAACGACCCTTTTATACTAGCTTGTCAAGCACAACAAGTATTTTATGTTGCAGATCGTGTTGACAAAGGATGGAAAGTTGTGATCAAGACAACGCCTAGAGATTCTTATGACATGAATGAACAAACATGTCTTGAGAATGTGGAAACACATTTGCAGAGTGACACATCTACGGGTCCTCAACTTGATGAAAATATGAATATTGAATTGGTTAGAAGGGGTTTAAATGGGACCGTTGTTGACAAAAATACCTTAGTTTTTGACGGAGATGAAGATCTATTTGAAGCTGCTTCATGA
- the LOC110918013 gene encoding ent-kaurene synthase TSP4, chloroplastic codes for MNITQSMTDPLSTKPYRSWALSAIHTASSHVGQANPTNLAIDTTKERIRKLFNNVDLSVSSYDTAWVAMVPSPSSPKSPCFPECLNWLVDNQLDDGSWGLVNHSRTHPLLKDSLSSTLACIVALKRWNVGEDQINKGLHFIESNFASATDKSHPSPFGFDIIFPGMVEYAERLNINLRSNQTDFTLMLHERELELKRCHSSEMKAYLAYISEGLGNLYDWHIVKKYQLKNGSVFNSPSATAAAFINHQDTGCLNYLTSLLDKFGNAVPTVYPLDLYIRLSMVDTLERLGIARHFSVEVKNVLDETYRCWVERDEQIFMDVVTCALAFRLLRINGYEVSSDPLAEITNEGAFKDEYAAVEVYNASQVLYPEELSFGEQILRSGDILRRMISTDSNRLSKFIHKEVENALKFPFNTGLERINTRRNIDRYNVDDTRILKTTYRSSNISNKDYLRFAVEDYNSCQSIYREELKGLERWVVDNKLDQLKFARQKTAYCYFSVAATLSSPELSDARISWAKNGILTTVVDDFFDVGGTIDELANLIQCVEKWNVDVDNDCCSEQVRIVFLALKDAICWIGDTAFKWQERDVTSHVIQTWLDLMNSMLREAIWTRDAYVPTINEYMENAYVSFALGPIVLPAIYFVGPKLSEEIVESSEYHYLYELMSTLGRLLNDIHSFKREYKEGKLNAVALQLSNGESGNVEEEVVKEMMTMIKNKRREMMKLVTEERGSIVPRACKDAFWNMCNVLNLFYAKDDGFTGDAILGIVKDVIYEPLS; via the exons ATGAATATTACACAAAGCATGACTGACCCTTTGTCAACCAAACCGTATCGTTCATGGGCTCTGTCAGCTATTCACACAg CTTCTTCTCATGTTGGACAAGCTAATCCCACCAATCTG GCCATTGATACAACCAAAGAAAGAATCCGTAAACTGTTCAACAATGTGGACCTTTCGGTTTCTTCATACGACACAGCCTGGGTAGCCATGGTCCCTTCTCCAAGCTCACCCAAATCCCCTTGTTTCCCCGAGTGTCTTAACTGGTTAGTTGATAACCAGCTCGATGATGGTTCATGGGGTCTCGTTAATCACAGTCGTACTCATCCGTTACTTAAAGATTCCCTCTCTTCAACGTTAGCATGTATTGTTGCATTAAAACGATGGAATGTTGGGGAAGACCAAATTAATAAAG GTCTACATTTTATTGAGTCGAATTTTGCTTCAGCTACTGACAAAAGTCACCCGTCTCCCTTTGGTTTTGACATCATATTTCCCGGTATGGTTGAGTATGCGGAACGGTTGAACATAAACCTCCGTTCAAATCAAACGGATTTTACTTTGATGCTACATGAGAGAGAATTGGAGCTAAAAAG ATGTCATTCGAGTGAGATGAAAGCATACCTGGCGTATATTTCAGAAGGACTCGGTAACTTATATGATTGGCATATCGTGAAGAAATATCAGCTGAAAAACGGTTCGGTTTTCAACTCACCGTCAGCAACAGCAGCTGCTTTTATTAATCATCAAGATACTGGTTGTCTTAATTATCTAACTTCACTTTTGGACAAGTTTGGTAATGCAG TCCCGACAGTTTATCCTCTTGATTTATATATCCGGCTTTCCATGGTTGATACGCTTGAAAGATTAGGAATCGCACGCCATTTCAGCGTGGAAGTTAAAAATGTTTTAGACGAAACATACAG ATGTTGGGTGGAGCGAGATGAGCAAATATTTATGGATGTTGTAACTTGTGCTTTAGCCTTTCGGTTATTAAGGATCAACGGGTATGAAGTATCCTCAG ATCCATTGGCTGAAATTACTAACGAAGGAGCTTTCAAAGACGAATATGCAGCTGTTGAAGTGTATAATGCATCACAGGTTTTATACCCAGAGGAATTATCTTTCGGAGAACAAATCTTGAGGTCGGGTGATATTCTTAGAAGGATGATATCCACTGATTCAAACCGGCTCTCTAAATTTATTCATAAAGAG GTGGAGAATGCTCTTAAGTTCCCATTCAATACCGGTTTAGAACGCATAAACACTAGACGAAATATAGATCGCTACAATGTTGATGATACAAGAATTTTGAAAACTACATATCG ATCATCGAATATTAGCAACAAGGATTACTTAAGGTTCGCAGTTGAAGATTATAACTCTTGCCAATCTATTTACCGTGAAGAATTAAAAGGTCTTGAAAG GTGGGTGGTAGATAACAAATTGGACCAGCTCAAGTTTGCTAGGCAAAAGACAGCCTACTGTTACTTCTCTGTTGCCGCAACACTTTCATCTCCTGAATTATCGGACGCGCGTATTTCATGGGCCAAAAACGGCATCCTTACTACAGTAGTTGATGACTTTTTTGACGTTGGTGGTACTATCGACGAATTGGCCAATCTGATTCAGTGTGTTGAAAA ATGGAATGTAGACGTTGACAATGATTGCTGTTCGGAGCAAGTTCGAATTGTATTTTTAGCATTAAAAGATGCAATCTGTTGGATTGGAGACACAGCTTTCAAATGGCAAGAACGAGATGTAACGAGCCATGTTATTCAAACT TGGTTGGATCTGATGAATAGTATGTTGAGGGAAGCTATATGGACGAGAGACGCGTATGTACCAACAATAAATGAATATATGGAAAATGCTTACGTGTCGTTTGCATTAGGCCCAATTGTACTGCCCGCTATTTACTTTGTGGGGCCCAAGTTGTCGGAGGAGATTGTCGAAAGCTCCGAGTATCATTATCTATACGAGCTAATGAGCACTTTGGGTCGGCTTCTGAATGATATACATAGCTTCAAG AGAGAATATAAGGAAGGAAAACTAAATGCTGTAGCGTTGCAACTGAGTAATGGGGAAAGTGGGAATGTGGAAGAAGAGGTGGTAAAGgagatgatgacgatgataaAGAACAAGAGGAGAGAGATGATGAAATTAGTTACGGAAGAAAGGGGAAGCATTGTTCCTAGAGCTTGTAAAGACGCGTTTTGGAACATGTGTAACGTGTTGAATCTTTTTTATGCGAAGGATGATGGGTTTACTGGAGACGCGATTCTTGGTATTGTGAAGGACGTCATTTACGAGCCGTTGAGTTGA